In the Theobroma cacao cultivar B97-61/B2 chromosome 1, Criollo_cocoa_genome_V2, whole genome shotgun sequence genome, one interval contains:
- the LOC18610773 gene encoding snakin-2 — MAISRNIAASLVVFSLLLLHLTQAEELMSFDGAVAPSPSPQPQTIDCGVACQGRCKLSKRPNLCKRTCGSCCAKCNCVPPGTAGNHEACPCYARLTTRNNIRKCP; from the exons ATGGCCATCTCCAGAAACATTGCTGCTTCACTtgttgttttctctctcttgcttCTCCACCTCACTCAAGCTGAAGAACTG ATGAGCTTTGATGGAGCAGTAGCACCGAGCCCTTCACCGCAGCCACAGACCATTG ATTGCGGAGTAGCCTGTCAAGGGAGATGCAAACTATCAAAGAGGCCAAATCTCTGCAAAAGGACCTGCGGGAGCTGCTGTGCCAAGTGCAACTGTGTTCCCCCAGGAACCGCTGGCAACCATGAAGCCTGTCCTTGCTACGCCCGATTAACCACACGCAACAACATTCGCAAGTGTCCTTGA